The Solicola gregarius DNA window GCCCTGCAGCGGCGGGCGTCCGGTGGCGTGCAGGCTCCGGCACTCACCCATCTGACCTGGTCCATTCTGATGGTCCGTTTCATGCCGCCGCTGTTTCGTGACGATCCGCCCGCAACTCCGACGTCCGCCGAACGCTCCGGAAGGTGATCCGATGTCCCGCCTCGCAGACCTCGTCATGTCGCACCGGGCCGTCGTCCTGATCGTGTGGGTGATGATCGCGGTCGCCGGTGCCGCGACTGCGTCACGCACGGTCGACGCGCTCAGCTACGACTTCGGTCTGCCGGGCCAGCCCGCGTACGAGACGAACAGCGACATCCAGCGCATGTTCGGCGGGGGAGGACTCGTCGATCCGCTCGTTCTGTCCGCGCCGGTCGGGGAGGCCGGACGAGGCGACTTCGCCGAAGCCGCCGAGCGCGTTGCGGACTCCGTACCGGGCACCCGCGTTGTCACGTCGGAGAACAGCGATGCCGAAGCCCTGGTCGCCGACGACCGCGCGGTCGCGTTGCTGTACCCGCCCGTCGTCGACGGTCCGGAGCCGTACGCGCGTGCGCTGCCGGCGCTTGAACGAGCGGTCGGGGAGCACCCGGTAGACGGCCGGTCGATGGAGCTGACGGGCACGGTCCTGCTCGCCGAGGACACCGGGAGCGACCGGGGCGTGCTGTTCGAGGTGATCGTCGGCGGTGCCGGAGCGCTGGTCGTCCTCGCGCTCGTGTTCGCGTCCCTGCTCGCGGGACTGCCGCTCCTGGTCGCCGCGGTCTCGATCCTGGCGACCTACCTCGCGCTCCTCGGGCTGACGACATTGACCGACGTCTCGTTCATCGTGCAGTACCTCGTGGCGTTGATCGGGCTCGGTGTCGCGATCGACTACTCGCTGCTCATCGTGATGCGCTGGCGCGAGGAGCGCGCGCACGGCCTGGACAACGACACGGCGGTACGCACCGCGCTGACGACCGCGGGCCGGTCCGTGGTCTTCAGCGGCATCACCGTCGCTGTGTCCCTCGCCGCGCTTGTCGTCACCCCACTGCCGTTCCTGCGTTCGATCGGACTGGGTGGGCTGCTCATTCCGTTGCTCAGCGTCGCGACCGCGGTGACCCTGGTCCCGGTCGTGCTCAGCCGGTTCGGACCGCGGCTGGCCTGGCCGCACCGCAAGGCCAACGACCCGGTCAGCCGGCGCTGGGCCGGCGTCGCTCGATGGGTCGTACGCCGACGCTGGCCGGTCATCGTGGTGACCTCGCTGGGTCTCCTGGCCATGACGGCGCCCGTGCTCGCACTCCATCTCGGGTCCCCGCGACTCGACGCGTACGGCAGCGAGACCTCCGCAGGCCGGGCGACCGAGGAGATCCTCGACGCCGGGATCGCGCCCGGTGTGATGCGACCACATGAGGTCCTCGTGCCCGAGGACCAGGCGCCCTCCGTTGTCAACGGGATGGCTGGGCTCGACGGCGTTGCCGCGGCGACGAGTGTGCGTGATCCCGCCTGGACGCAGGACGGCGAGGTGCTCCTGCAGGTCTACTCCGAGGACGACCCGGCGACCGAATCCGGTGTGGCCTCGCTCGATCGGGTGCGCGACTACGCGGACACGGTCGGCGCGCGAGTCGGCGGCACGCCCGCCGAGGACGCCGACTTCGTGACGGCCGTGTACGGCAACGCGCCGCTCGTACTCGCATTGATCGTGCTCGTCACCTTCGCACTGCTCGCGCGCGCACTGCGGTCGGTCTGGCTGCCCGTCAAGGCGCTGGTGCTGAACGTGTTGTCGACCGGCAGCGCGTACGGGCTCACGGTGCTGATCTGGCAGCAGGGCATCGGAACCGAGGCGGTGTTCGGCGCCGACGCGAGCGGCGCGATCCCGATCTGGGTGCCGGTTGCGGTGTTCGCGTTCCTGTTCGGGCTCTCCATGGACTACGAGGTGTTCATCCTCTCGCGCATGCGCGAGGCGTACGACCAGCACGGCGACACGCCTCGTGCGGTCGTCGACGGCATCGCGCGAACCGGTCGCCTGGTGACCTCTGCCGCGCTCATCCTGTTCCTCGCGTTCGTCGCGCTGTCGACCGTGCCGAGCGTCGAGGTCAAGATCCTGGCGACCGCGCTCGGGCTCGGCATCCTGATCGACGCGCTGGTCGTACGCGCCCTGCTCGCTCCCGCCCTGGTGGCCGTCCTCGGCCGGGCGAACTGGACGATGCCGCGATGGTTGGCTCGCGTCCTCCGCGCGGTGCCGCCCGAGCAGGCGTCGAGGCAGGTCGACGCCGAGGTCACGCGGCGACGCTGAGCACAGGTCGCGTACGTCCGCGACCAATCCGCAGGCCCCACGGCGCCGAATCCATCCGTACAAGGCGCGCGGCGACAGACCGCGTCGCACCACAACGGAAGGATGGATCATGAAGAACATCCGCAGCGCGTCGTTGGCGTTGGCTACTGCCGCCTCGCTGGCGCTACTCACCACTGCATGCGGCGGAGACGACGACGGCGCCGACGCGTCGTCGGACTCGTCCTCTTCCTCCTCGGACTCCGACTCGGGCAGCAGCGACTCGAGCTCGGACAGCGCTACCGACAGCGGCTCAGACACCCAGATGGACCCGGCGTCCGACCTCGTCGGTCCCGGCTGTGCGGCGTACGCCAAGCAGGTGCCGTCGGGTGCGGGCTCGGTCGAAGGCATGTCGCAGGATCCCGTCGCGGTAGCGGCGAGCAACAACCCATTGCTCAAAACCCTCACGGCCGCGGTATCGGGCAAGGTGAACCCGAAGGTCGACCTGGTCGACACCCTCAACGGTGACGAGTTCACCGTTTTCGCACCAGTCGACGACGCATTCAAGCAGATCGACGCGAAGACCATGAAGACGCTGTCCAGCCCGGCCGGCGCGAAGACGCTGACGTCGATCCTGACGTACCACGTCGTGCCCGGCCAGCTCGCGCCCGACGAGGTCGCGGGCACGCACAAGACCGCTGAAGGCGAGAAGATCAAGGTCGATGGCTCCGGCGACGACATCAGTGTCGGCGATGGCCAGGCCAACGTGATCTGTGGCGGCGTGCAGACCGCGAACGCCACGGTCTACCTGATCGATGCGGTGATGATGCCGCCGTCGATGATGTGACCTTCGCTCCGAAGGTGACGACGGGAACGGGCGGCCACTCCGGGGGCCGCCCGTTCCCGTCGTCTGTCTCAGTCCCGCGGCGGGAGCGGTACGAACCCACTCGTGCGGCGCACGTACGCCGCGTACTCGGGTCGGTCGTCGAGGTGACGCTCCATCAGGGGCTTGCCGGTCCCGCGGGCGAGCAGCCAGGTCATCGCGACCGGCGACAGGAACGCCAGTGCGGCGATCGGCGCCGAACATGCACACAGGTAGATGCCCCACCAGACGCACGCGTCGCCGAAGTAGTTCGGGTGGCGCGTATAGCGCCACAGCCCTGTGTCGAGCACCCGGCCGCGGTTCGCCGGGTCGGCGCGGAAGCGGGCGAGCTGCGCGTCGCCGACCGTCTCGAAGTACATGCCGAGGAGCCACAGCGCCATGCCCGGTACGAGCCACCATCCCGCCTGCGCGGTGCTCGCCTGCGCGAGCATGATCGGCAGCGCAACGACCCACATGCCGACTCCCTGCGGCAGGCAGACCCAGACGGCAGCCGTACGTACGGTTGCGCCGCCATGGCGTTCGAAGAGATCGGCGTAGCGACGGTCCTCGTCCGAGCCGCGGTTCCGTAAGCCCAGGTGCACCGCGAGCCGAAGCCCCCAGACCCCGGGCAGTACGGCGAGGAGGGCCCGCAGCGCGTTGTCGTCGCCGTTCCAGGTGATGGCAAGGCCGGTGACCGCGACTGCCGCAAAGCCCGCGCCCCAGACAGTGTCGATCACCGTGACCCTCCGCGTACGATGCATCCGCCAGAGAACGAACACCATCGCGGCCGCGATGACGGCCGCGGATCCGATCAACGTTGCCGCAACGACCCCGGCGTCACGCATCTGTCGCGGCGATGTCGCTCCGACCGTCCGGCCGGGGGCGTACGGCCAGGATCTGGTCGACGCCCATCCGGTTGTCGGCGAACGCGAGCGACCCACCCGCGAGGTACAGCCGCCAGATCCGCGCCGTGCGTTCGCCGGCGAGCTCCACGACGCTCGACCAGTTGTCCTCGAGGTTTCGCGCCCATGCCCGCGCTGTCAGTACGTAGTGCTCACGCAT harbors:
- a CDS encoding MMPL family transporter; this translates as MSRLADLVMSHRAVVLIVWVMIAVAGAATASRTVDALSYDFGLPGQPAYETNSDIQRMFGGGGLVDPLVLSAPVGEAGRGDFAEAAERVADSVPGTRVVTSENSDAEALVADDRAVALLYPPVVDGPEPYARALPALERAVGEHPVDGRSMELTGTVLLAEDTGSDRGVLFEVIVGGAGALVVLALVFASLLAGLPLLVAAVSILATYLALLGLTTLTDVSFIVQYLVALIGLGVAIDYSLLIVMRWREERAHGLDNDTAVRTALTTAGRSVVFSGITVAVSLAALVVTPLPFLRSIGLGGLLIPLLSVATAVTLVPVVLSRFGPRLAWPHRKANDPVSRRWAGVARWVVRRRWPVIVVTSLGLLAMTAPVLALHLGSPRLDAYGSETSAGRATEEILDAGIAPGVMRPHEVLVPEDQAPSVVNGMAGLDGVAAATSVRDPAWTQDGEVLLQVYSEDDPATESGVASLDRVRDYADTVGARVGGTPAEDADFVTAVYGNAPLVLALIVLVTFALLARALRSVWLPVKALVLNVLSTGSAYGLTVLIWQQGIGTEAVFGADASGAIPIWVPVAVFAFLFGLSMDYEVFILSRMREAYDQHGDTPRAVVDGIARTGRLVTSAALILFLAFVALSTVPSVEVKILATALGLGILIDALVVRALLAPALVAVLGRANWTMPRWLARVLRAVPPEQASRQVDAEVTRRR
- a CDS encoding fasciclin domain-containing protein, translating into MKNIRSASLALATAASLALLTTACGGDDDGADASSDSSSSSSDSDSGSSDSSSDSATDSGSDTQMDPASDLVGPGCAAYAKQVPSGAGSVEGMSQDPVAVAASNNPLLKTLTAAVSGKVNPKVDLVDTLNGDEFTVFAPVDDAFKQIDAKTMKTLSSPAGAKTLTSILTYHVVPGQLAPDEVAGTHKTAEGEKIKVDGSGDDISVGDGQANVICGGVQTANATVYLIDAVMMPPSMM
- a CDS encoding DUF1295 domain-containing protein; its protein translation is MRDAGVVAATLIGSAAVIAAAMVFVLWRMHRTRRVTVIDTVWGAGFAAVAVTGLAITWNGDDNALRALLAVLPGVWGLRLAVHLGLRNRGSDEDRRYADLFERHGGATVRTAAVWVCLPQGVGMWVVALPIMLAQASTAQAGWWLVPGMALWLLGMYFETVGDAQLARFRADPANRGRVLDTGLWRYTRHPNYFGDACVWWGIYLCACSAPIAALAFLSPVAMTWLLARGTGKPLMERHLDDRPEYAAYVRRTSGFVPLPPRD